A genome region from Neofelis nebulosa isolate mNeoNeb1 chromosome 14, mNeoNeb1.pri, whole genome shotgun sequence includes the following:
- the CEBPD gene encoding CCAAT/enhancer-binding protein delta, with protein MSAALFSLDGPARGAPWPAEPAPFYEPGRAGKPGRGSEPGSLAEPGAVAPAMYDDESAIDFSAYIDSMAAVPTLELCHDELFADLFNSNHKAGAAGAAAGALELLPGGLARPHGPGTAAPRPLKREPDWGDGDAPGSLLPAQVAACAQTVVSLAAAAQPTPPTSPEPPRGSPGPSPAPGPAREKSAGKRGPDRGSPEYRQRRERNNIAVRKSRDKAKRRNQEMQQKLVELSAENEKLHQRVEQLTRDLAGLRQFFKQLPSPPFLPAAGAADCR; from the coding sequence ATGAGCGCCGCGCTCTTCAGCCTGGACGGCCCGGCGCGCGGCGCGCCCTGGCCCGCGGAGCCCGCGCCCTTTTACGAGCCGGGCCGGGCGGGCAAGCCAGGCCGCGGGAGCGAGCCGGGGAGCCTGGCCGAGCCGGGCGCCGTAGCCCCCGCCATGTACGACGACGAGAGCGCCATCGACTTCAGCGCCTACATCGACTCCATGGCCGCCGTGCCCACCCTAGAGCTGTGCCACGACGAGCTCTTCGCCGACCTCTTCAACAGCAACCACAAGGCGGGCGCGGCGGGCGCCGCCGCGGGAGCCCTGGAGCTGCTGCCCGGCGGCCTCGCGCGCCCGCACGGCCCGGGCACCGCCGCCCCGCGTCCGCTCAAGCGCGAGCCCGACTGGGGCGACGGCGACGCGCCCGGCTCGCTGCTGCCGGCGCAGGTGGCCGCGTGCGCGCAGACGGTGGTGAGCCTGGCGGCCGCGGCGCAGCCCACGCCGCCCACGTCGCCCGAGCCGCCGCGCGGCAGCCCCGGGCCgagccccgccccgggcccggcGCGGGAGAAGAGCGCGGGCAAGAGGGGCCCGGACCGCGGCAGCCCGGAGTACCGGCAGCGGCGCGAGCGCAACAACATCGCCGTGCGCAAGAGCCGCGACAAGGCCAAGCGGCGCAACCAGGAGATGCAGCAGAAGCTGGTGGAGCTGTCGGCCGAAAACGAGAAACTGCACCAGCGCGTGGAGCAGCTCACGCGGGACCTGGCCGGCCTCCGGCAGTTCTTCAAGCAGCTGCCCAGCCCGCCCTTCCTGCCGGCCGCCGGGGCCGCCGACTGCCGGTAA